A stretch of Aspergillus nidulans FGSC A4 chromosome VI DNA encodes these proteins:
- a CDS encoding uncharacterized protein (transcript_id=CADANIAT00009820) — translation MADLVTCRGRVVIRFRTVSHFIQIIFNSSTFLVIAMESQDRLPDGVSHRNRVSMGITAMVTFLATIFVGLRLASRLLTVKIKSDDWVCLAALIFAYATLTTTVLTDTVGRSGWDISQYDRFTIERRSKIVLANNCLYNTTVSLAKISIILYYRRIFTTSRTFVAATWAMGGLILGYWLACIFGLIFAYNPVQAQWKSWLPHTSINNQAFWMAMGIINIVYNITILCMAQPLVFLLWADWKSGGFTFTRLNQFPWTDTLYLAGIWTAVESNLSIICACLPMLPSLVKHFRGRSERGLYSAGLGESRMYLRRLDGAISFSKATAKGSNSFINPNTCSQVRIQTDVDIEWDPRRSSIE, via the exons ATGGCCGATCTAGTGACGTGTCGAGGTCG GGTAGTCATTCGGTTCCGTACAGTTTCTCATTTTATTCAGATCATCTTTAACTCTTCTACTTTCTTGGTGATCGCGATGGAGTCCCAAGACCGGCTCCCTGATGGGGTCAGCCACAGGAACCGGGTCTCCATGGGAATCACCGCGATGGTGACCTTTTTGGCGACCATTTTTGTTGGTTTGCGTCTGGCTTCGCGACTTCTCACAGTCAAAATAAAATCCGACGATTGGGTCTGCCTCGCAGCTCTGATATTCGCGTACGCCACCCTAACCACTACCGTACTCACCGACACTGTTGGCCGCAGCGGTTGGGATATCTCACAGTATGACCGTTTTACTATCGAGCGACGCAGCAAG ATTGTGCTCGCGAACAATTGCCTCTACAACACGACGGTATCCCTGGCTAAAATATCGATCATTCTCTACTATCGGCGTATTTTCACCACTTCAAGAACATTCGTGGCCGCGACCTGGGCCATGGGCGGGCTTATTCTGGGATACTGGCTCGCCTGCATATTCGGGTTAATCTTTGCGTATAATCCTGTCCAGGCACAGTGGAAATCGTGGTTGCCTCACACGAGTATCAACAACCAGGCCTTCTGGATGGCCATGGGCATCATCAACATAGTATACAACATTACCATACTATGCATGGCCCAGCCATTG GTGTTTTTGCTCTGGGCGGATT GGAAAAGCGGCGGATTCACCTTCACGAGGCTAAACCAGTTTCCATGGACAGACACGCTCTACCTTGCAGGAATCTGGACGGCGGTGGAGTCTAACCTCAGCATAATCTGTGCCTGCCTACCTATGCTTCCTAGCCTCGTCAAGCATTTTCGGGGTCGATCCGAACGAGGGCTGTATTCGGCGGGCTTGGGAGAGTCAAGAATGTATCTCCGCCGCCTGGATGGGGCAATATCGTTCTCAAAGGCTACAGCAAAAGGTTCAAACAGTTTTATCAACCCGAATACTTGCTCTCAGGTACGCATTCAGACGGATGTCGACATTGAGTGGGACCCGAGGCGCTCCTCTATCGAGTAA